The Porites lutea chromosome 4, jaPorLute2.1, whole genome shotgun sequence genome contains a region encoding:
- the LOC140935051 gene encoding uncharacterized protein, which translates to MPFQENRANQVICTGISQIILGCSVFALCFILSDRRSDDFGEIFQAGAAYWGAIPIVITGFFGVAGGCTGKFTVTCLFLAAAVISCFLGGILAAFVGVALTARRSVGECENVYCPYDTESILMIALISVLILQAAIALSGVIESSQLLCCTVEEDHVSVVSIGNSARDQRKQRLRSERVTQKLKKDGFFAASYDTSFDDASTRFYGFRNGKKSYRVCELGTTV; encoded by the exons ATGCCCTTCCAAGAAAACAGAGCCAATCAAGTGATTTGTACAGGGATCTCGCAGATCATCTTAGGCTGCTCCGTTTTCGCTTTGTGCTTTATACTCAGCGACAGAAGAAGTGATGACTTCGGGGAAATTTTTCAAGCAGGTGCCGCTTATTGGGGTGCAATACCG ATCGTTATAACTGGATTTTTTGGAGTAGCAGGAGGGTGTACTGGCAAATTTACAGTG ACATGTCTTTTCTTGGCTGCTGCCGTAATTTCCTGTTTTCTTGGAGGAATCCTCGCAGCATTCGTAGGAGTGGCGTTAACAGCAAGGAGATCTGTTGGAGAATGTGAAAACG tGTATTGTCCGTATGATACAGAATCAATTCTCATGATCGCATTGATCAGTGTCTTGATCCTTCAAGCTGCTATTGCTCTGTCGGGTGTAATAGAGTCTTCACAGTTACTTTGCTGTACTGTTGAA GAGGATCACGTGTCCGTTGTGTCAATCGGGAATTCAGCGCGGGATCAAAGGAAACAGAGACTAAGATCTGAGCGAGTTACCCAGAAACTTAAAAAAGATGGATTCTTTGCTGCAAGCTACGATACTTCGTTTGATGATGCATCAACTCGATTCTATGGTTTTAGGAACGGGAAAAAGAGCTACCGGGTGTGTGAACTAGGAACAACAGTCTGA
- the LOC140935119 gene encoding MIF4G domain-containing protein B-like gives MASSATRGRGIGRGRGFGVPKTPSKPGETTYVQQNPSQSKSTQEIDLKILLSDLKEESLDDKVDKLSSYICSSDSAGDHSASKITQVVDSLIQRSMKDSEFSPLAAKVANKLCSDETNGNTFRSALLKATQENYKNRESIRRKSVSEWMGLVSLICELFNHLRTGGLPLKPLAGAVYQTLVELLRVEEAIVSQNKDEEEDEIDCFYLNFKTVGKLLKSVDQAKFDDLVGGIRDMILADNTTGKTRCLLLELLELYARDWNISTDLERYYCDMLADIMAKDA, from the exons ATGGCGTCTTCTGCCACACGAGGTCGTGGTATTGGAAGAGGTAGAGGCTTTGGTGTCCCCAAAACTCCATCGAAACCGGGAGAAACCACATATGTGCAGCAAAATCCTTCTCAGAGCAAATCAACACAAGAGATTGATCTTAAAATATTGCTAAGTGATCTGAAAGAAGAGTCTTTGGACGACAAAGTTGATAAATTATCGAGCTACATTTGCTCCTCTGATTCTGCCGGTGACCATTCTGCCTCGAAAATCACACAAGTTGTGGACAGTTTGATCCAACGAAGCATGAAGGACAGTGAATTTTCACCGTTAGCTGCTAAGGTCGCCAACAAGCTTTGCTCTGATGAGACAAACGGGAACACATTTAGAAGTGCCCTATTGAAAGCTACTCAAGAGAATTACAAGAACAGGGAGAGTATTCGTAGAAAATCAGTTAGCGAATGGATGGGACTTGTTAGCTTAATATGTGAACTTTTCAATCATCTGCGTACCGGTGGTCTTCCACTGAAACCTTTAGCAGGGGCAGTGTACCAAACCTTGGTTGAACTGCTAAGAGTTGAAGAAGCCATTGTTAGCCAGAAtaaagacgaagaagaagacgaaATAGACTGTTTCTATTTGAATTTTAAGACTGTAGGAAAGCTCTTGAAAAGTGTCGACCAG GCAAAGTTTGATGACCTTGTTGGAGGAATAAGAGACATGATTCTTGCTGACAATACAACTGGCAAAACAAGGTGTCTGCTATTAGAGCTTCTTGAACTTTATGCACGTGACTGGAATATCAGCACTGATTTGGAGCGTTACTATTGTGATATGTTAGCTGACATCATGGCCAAAGATGCTTAG